CGCGGTCGTTGGGCCTTTGTGATGGGTAAAGGTGTGCCAGCGGGATTACTGATGACCATGCTCCGCGGCATGCTGCGAGCCGAGGTTTTGAGTGGTCTGCCGCCTGATCGCATTCTTTATGACCTCAACCAATTAGCGCTGGAGGACCTCTCTCAGTCCCATCGGTTCGTCACGCTGTTTTATTCCGATTTCGATCCACGCACGAGGCGCTTGCGTTTCGCCAACGCTGCCCATAATCCACCGTTGATCTGGCGTGCCCAGTCACGCAAAGTGATGCGATTGGATGCCCCCGGGCTTCTGATTGGTCTGCAGCCTGAGGCGGAATATGGCTGTGAATCACTTGTGCTTGAGCCAGGTGACGTTCTTCTTTATTACACGGATGGAGTGACTGAAGCCCCTGGTATCACAGGTGATCGCTTTGATGAAGCGCGATTGATGCGCTCGCTTGAGCAAGCCTGTCGATCGGGAACTGGTTCTCAAGGGATTCTTGATCAGTTGTTCAGTCGCCTCGACCGGTTTGTGGGACCCACCCGGCAGTTGGATGACGATGCCTCGATGGTGGTGCTCAAGGTCAAAGAGGAGATCATGCTGCCGTCTGTCCCCCGGTCTTTGGCCTGACAAGCTGAGGACAAGCGCAGTGGAGAGTGACATGGCAGGGGGTGTAACCGGTGGAGGCTCCGCAACCTGGAGTGATCGGTTTGAGCAGGGATTGCATCCGGCGATTGAACGTTTTAATGCTTCGATTGGCTTTGATATCACTCTTCTTCAAGAGGATCTGGATGGGTCGATCGCCCACGCCCGCATGCTCGCTGAGTGCGGTGTGATCCTGGAGGAGGAGGCCAATCAACTTGTGGGTGGTCTTGAACAAGTCCGCCAGGAAGCGGCGTCAGGACTCTTTCAGCCAGGGCTGGCTGATGAAGATGTGCACTTCGCTGTTGAGCGACGCCTGATTGCCTTGCTTGGCCCGGTTGGCAAGAAATTGCACACCGGACGGAGTCGTAACGACCAGGTGGGGACGGATTTGCGGCTTTGGTTGAGGCGGCGTTTGGATGAGCTCGAACAGCATTTGCTTGGCTTTCAGCGCGCCTTACTTGACCAAGCCAATCTCCACAGCAACACCCTGATTCCTGGCTACACGCATCTCCAGCGAGCTCAGCCCCTTTGTCTCGCTCACCATCTTCTTGCCTACGTGGAGATGGTGGAAAGGGATCGGCAGCGGATGGCGGACTTGCGCAAACGCTTAAATCTTTCTCCTCTAGGTGCTGCAGCGTTGGCAGGCACTCCTGTACCGATTGATCGCAGGAGTACTGCATCGGCCCTTGGTTTCGATGGCATCTATGCCAACAGCCTGGACGCTGTCAGTGATCGTGATTTCACCGTGGAATTTTCGGCCGCGGCCTCACTGGTGATGGTGCATCTCAGTCGTCTTGCTGAGGAGGTGATTTTTTGGGCGTCCGAGGAATGCGGCTTTGTACGGCTCACCGATCGCTGTGCAACGGGAAGCAGCTTGATGCCGCAGAAAAAGAATCCCGATGTTCCTGAATTGGTGCGTGGCAAATGCGGGCGGGTGTTCGGCCATTTGCAAGGCCTGCTCACGATGATTAAGGGCCTACCACTGGCCTACAACAAAGACTTTCAAGAAGACAAAGAGGCGCTGTTTGATGTGGTGGCTACCACATCGCAATGCCTTGAGGCGATGACGATTTTGCTGCAGGAAGGCTTGAGCTTCAGAAGCGAACGCCTTGAGGCGGCTGTTGCTGCGGACTATTCCAATGCCACTGATGTGGCCGACTATCTCGT
The window above is part of the Synechococcus sp. WH 8020 genome. Proteins encoded here:
- the argH gene encoding argininosuccinate lyase, producing MAGGVTGGGSATWSDRFEQGLHPAIERFNASIGFDITLLQEDLDGSIAHARMLAECGVILEEEANQLVGGLEQVRQEAASGLFQPGLADEDVHFAVERRLIALLGPVGKKLHTGRSRNDQVGTDLRLWLRRRLDELEQHLLGFQRALLDQANLHSNTLIPGYTHLQRAQPLCLAHHLLAYVEMVERDRQRMADLRKRLNLSPLGAAALAGTPVPIDRRSTASALGFDGIYANSLDAVSDRDFTVEFSAAASLVMVHLSRLAEEVIFWASEECGFVRLTDRCATGSSLMPQKKNPDVPELVRGKCGRVFGHLQGLLTMIKGLPLAYNKDFQEDKEALFDVVATTSQCLEAMTILLQEGLSFRSERLEAAVAADYSNATDVADYLVAKQVPFREAYQLVGAVVKHCLQEGVLLRELTLECWQQFHPAIEADLFEALTPRNVVAARTSEGGTGFDRVNEQLTIWNQRFGLSDQHG